Sequence from the Mesorhizobium sp. PAMC28654 genome:
GTGGCGCCATTGCCCATGGCCGGCATCTTCGAATTCGCGACCTTGGCCGACGCGCTGGCGTTCTATCATCGGAGTACGCGCCGATCAAGGTTGAGCGCGACGCGGCGCAGGAAGCGCGCATGTTTGTCGTCGACGCCGGGCTGAGTGGCCCAAGACCGCGTTCGTCCGGCTACGGACGGGTTCCGCCCCGTTTGTGATCTTCGCGGCAAAGGGCTGCCTACGGAGCCGCTGCCTTGCCATTGTCCGGAACCGGGGCGTGGGCACGGGGTAGCCGCGGCGTGACAAGGGCACCGCCGGATTCAAGCTGGCCGTTATCGTTGGCCGTTGCGGCTACGACAGGCACAATCCGGCAAGAAGTATCCCCAGGGGGCAAGCTCGGCCTCGAAAATGTGGACCAAACGAAAAGACCGCGCTTGCTTTCGCAAGGCGGCCTTTTCGCGGGAGGAGGTCAGAAGAGCCGGAGCCAATCCCGAAAACTGGGAGCGGGTTTTCGAAAAGGCCCGGACAGATAGATGGACGTCAATCAGGCCTTGGTTGCCTTGCGGACGTGGTGCTTGCGGTGATGATGCTTGCGGACGTGATGCTTGTGGGTGTGGTGCTTCTTGACGTGATGCCTGTTGTGGTGGTGATGACGGTGATGCTTGCGGACGTGGTGGTGCCGGCGATGTTTGCGGATCCGCTTGTGGCTGGGGGACTGGGCGCGCGTCTGCGTCGCGGCAGCCGGGGTGGTGGTCGTCGTGGTCGCGGCCGGAGCGGTCGTTGTCGTGGCCGGAGCGGTGGTTGTCGTCTGGGCGTTGGCGTCGACAACCGGCATCGAGAAGGCGAGGGCGAGAGCCAAGCCGAGGGCGGAGAGGATGGACTTGTTCACTTGTATCATTCCTTGTTTCAAATGATGATTGTTGATGGGAGGTTCACTGGCCTTGGTCGTCCGGTGTCACTCCAAGGAGCTTCAGGGCGTTGGCGAGGGTCC
This genomic interval carries:
- a CDS encoding DUF1330 domain-containing protein, translating into MTAYVHVNLRIKDPARQAALAPRFQAALQAAGGRILHFGPVTQMLEGDVAPLPMAGIFEFATLADALAFYHRSTRRSRLSATRRRKRACLSSTPG